One genomic segment of Mastomys coucha isolate ucsf_1 unplaced genomic scaffold, UCSF_Mcou_1 pScaffold22, whole genome shotgun sequence includes these proteins:
- the LOC116069345 gene encoding histone PARylation factor 1 isoform X1, translating into MVGSGSKRRPAGAGPQGEKTIEVKKSKFSEAEVSSDLRKEVENLYKLSLPEDFYHFWKFCEELDPEKPADALATSLGLRLVGPYDILAGKHKMKKKPTGLNCNLHWRFYYDPPEFQTIIIGDNKTQYHMGYFRDSPDELPVYVGTNEAKKNCIIIQNGDNVFAAIKLFLMKKLKEVTDRKKTSILKNIDEKLTEAARKLGYSLEQRTVKMRQRDKKVVTKTFHGAGLVVPVDKNDVGYRELPETDADLKRICKAVVDAASDEERLKAFAPIQEMMTFVQFANDECDYGMGLELGMDLFCYGSHYFHKVAGQLLPLAYSLLKRDLFAKIIEDHLASRSEENIDQLAG; encoded by the exons ATGGTCGGCAGTGGCAGCAAACGCCGGCCGGCCGGGGCGGGGCCGCAG GGTGAAAAGACCATTGAGGTGAAGAAGAGTAAGTTTTCTGAAGCCGAGGTCTCCAGTGACCTTCGCAAAGAAGTCGAAAATCTTTATAAACTTTCACTGCCTGAAGATTTCTATCATTTCTGGAAGTTCTGTGAAGAACTTGATCCTGAAAAGCCAGCTG ATGCACTTGCCACAAGCCTGGGTCTTCGGTTAGTGGGTCCTTATGATATCCTTGCTGGGaaacataaaatgaagaaaaaacccACAGGCTTGAACTGTAATCTTCACTGGAGGTTTTACTATGATCCTCCTGAGTTCCAGACCATTATTATTGGAGATAATAAAACTCAGTACCACATGGGGTATTTCAG GGATTCTCCTGATGAACTTCCTGTATACGTGGGTAcaaatgaagcaaagaaaaattGTATAATCATTCAGAATGGGGATAATGTGTTTGCTGCCATCAA attatttttaatgaaaaaactCAAAGAAGTAACAGATAGAAAGAAAACTAGCATTTTGAAAAACATAGATGAAAAACTCACAGAAGCAGCCAGAAAACTAGGATACTCACTGGAACAGAGAACCGtgaagatgagacagagagataaGAAG gTTGTGACAAAGACTTTTCATGGTGCAGGCTTGGTTGTTCCAGTAGATAAAAACGATGTTGGTTACCGAGAGCTCCCTGAAACAGATG cTGACCTTAAGAGAATCTGCAAGGCAGTTGTCGACGCAGCAAGTGATGAGGAGAGACTGAAAGCATTTGCTCCCATTCAGGAGATGATGACTTTTGTGCAGTTTGCTAATGATGAGTGTGATTATGGCATGGGGCTGGAATTAGGAATGGACCTCTTCTGCTATGGCTCTCAC TATTTTCACAAAGTTGCTGGTCAGCTTTTACCTCTTGCATATAGTCTATTGAAGAGGGATCTGTTTGCAAAAATTATTGAGGATCATCTGGCAAGCAGAAGTGAAGAGAACATAGACCAGCTCGCAGGATGA
- the LOC116069345 gene encoding histone PARylation factor 1 isoform X2 yields MKKLKEVTDRKKTSILKNIDEKLTEAARKLGYSLEQRTVKMRQRDKKVVTKTFHGAGLVVPVDKNDVGYRELPETDADLKRICKAVVDAASDEERLKAFAPIQEMMTFVQFANDECDYGMGLELGMDLFCYGSHYFHKVAGQLLPLAYSLLKRDLFAKIIEDHLASRSEENIDQLAG; encoded by the exons atgaaaaaactCAAAGAAGTAACAGATAGAAAGAAAACTAGCATTTTGAAAAACATAGATGAAAAACTCACAGAAGCAGCCAGAAAACTAGGATACTCACTGGAACAGAGAACCGtgaagatgagacagagagataaGAAG gTTGTGACAAAGACTTTTCATGGTGCAGGCTTGGTTGTTCCAGTAGATAAAAACGATGTTGGTTACCGAGAGCTCCCTGAAACAGATG cTGACCTTAAGAGAATCTGCAAGGCAGTTGTCGACGCAGCAAGTGATGAGGAGAGACTGAAAGCATTTGCTCCCATTCAGGAGATGATGACTTTTGTGCAGTTTGCTAATGATGAGTGTGATTATGGCATGGGGCTGGAATTAGGAATGGACCTCTTCTGCTATGGCTCTCAC TATTTTCACAAAGTTGCTGGTCAGCTTTTACCTCTTGCATATAGTCTATTGAAGAGGGATCTGTTTGCAAAAATTATTGAGGATCATCTGGCAAGCAGAAGTGAAGAGAACATAGACCAGCTCGCAGGATGA